The DNA region CGCCAGGCGCTGGAGGACGGCGCCCGGTTGCTGGTGGCGGTGGGCGGTGACGGTACGGTGCACGAGGTCGTCAACGGGATGCTCGACGGCGATGGGCGGGCCCATGTCACCGGCGCCGTCCTCGGCGTGGTGGCGGCCGGCTCGGGGTGCGACTTCGTACGCACCTTCGGGCTGCCGTCGCGCCCGGCTCCGGCCGCCGCCCGGCTGGCGGGTGGCGGCGTGCGGGCGGTCGACGTGGCGCGGATCGGCTTCGTCGACGGCGGCGGGCGGCCCGCCAGCCGCTTCTTCGTGAACATCGCCGAGGCCGGCCTGGGCGCGTCGACGGCGGCGCGTGCCGTCCGCATGCCCCGCTCCCTCGGGCAGAGCCGGTACCTCGCCGCCTTCTGGGCGGTGCTGCCCGGCTACCGGCCGGGGTCAGCTCGCATCGACGCCGACGGGGCGCCGGTCTACGACGGGCGTGCCGTCAACGTGGTGGCCGCCAACTGCCGGTACTTCGGCGGCGGCATGCACATCTCGCCCCGCTCGGACCCGGGCGACGGGGCCCTCGAGCTGTTGGTGTTCAACGGCCGCAAGACCGACTCGTTCACCATGCTGCCCAAGGTGTACAGGGGCAGGCACATCCCCCACCGCAGCATCATGGAGCTGCGCGGCGGCCAGTTCAGGGTGACCGCCGAGCCGGCCCTCGCCGTCGAGGCCGACGGCGAGGTCCTCGGCACCACCCCGGTCACCATCGACGTGGTGCCGGCCGCTCTCACGCTGAAGGTCTGAGGCGTGCCGCAGGGGGACTGGGGCGCTTTGGCCAGCGCCGCGCCCGGGGAGAACAGGGCAATGGCCGTGTCCACCCTCGACCAGTTGCGGGCCGACGCGGCGACCTGCACGGACTGCGACCTGTATCGCGACGCCACCCAGACGGTGTTCGGGGAGGGCCCGGCGACGGCCGACGCCGTGCTCGTGGGGGAGCAGCCGGGCGACCAGGAGGACCGGACCGGCGCACCGTTCGTCGGGCCCGCCGGGCGGGTGCTGGACGACGCCTTGCGGGCCGCCGGGGTCGATCGCACGAAGGTCTATGTCACGAACGCGGTCAAGCACTTCAAGTTCGAGCAGCGGGGCAAGCGGCGCATCCACCAGCGCCCGAACCGCACCGAGCAGGTTGCCTGCCA from Acidimicrobiales bacterium includes:
- a CDS encoding diacylglycerol kinase family protein; this translates as RQALEDGARLLVAVGGDGTVHEVVNGMLDGDGRAHVTGAVLGVVAAGSGCDFVRTFGLPSRPAPAAARLAGGGVRAVDVARIGFVDGGGRPASRFFVNIAEAGLGASTAARAVRMPRSLGQSRYLAAFWAVLPGYRPGSARIDADGAPVYDGRAVNVVAANCRYFGGGMHISPRSDPGDGALELLVFNGRKTDSFTMLPKVYRGRHIPHRSIMELRGGQFRVTAEPALAVEADGEVLGTTPVTIDVVPAALTLKV
- a CDS encoding UdgX family uracil-DNA binding protein (This protein belongs to the uracil DNA glycosylase superfamily, members of which act in excision repair of DNA. However, it belongs more specifically to UdgX branch, whose founding member was found to bind uracil in DNA (where it does not belong), without cleaving it, appears to promote DNA repair by a pathway involving RecA, rather than base excision.), producing MAVSTLDQLRADAATCTDCDLYRDATQTVFGEGPATADAVLVGEQPGDQEDRTGAPFVGPAGRVLDDALRAAGVDRTKVYVTNAVKHFKFEQRGKRRIHQRPNRTEQVACHRWIESELASIRPRLVVCLGAVAATSLLGPKATVARLRGRPVESDLAELVAVTVHPSSILRAPDDEARRLAYDGLRNDLAAAFSWL